The following proteins come from a genomic window of Diprion similis isolate iyDipSimi1 chromosome 8, iyDipSimi1.1, whole genome shotgun sequence:
- the LOC124409033 gene encoding uncharacterized protein LOC124409033, whose protein sequence is MWQQLTEGNNQKYLPKGATSVRKIELKTGAQEISSRLTSEVTSCPEHKHDVDVSLGPDQANIRAIHDKKMEAMRENAVHEKIVQICSSVLENFKPRPLNAKQSSGCARVKGNRSYKRYGKLSKKLNRKLRSVLAVSHKLRDELEKTKEDLRKKIIQHDLLSQRFTILKQQLEITELNLKDLNDKNSLLRKKFEDTREWMEIKIGKDRHQRNNFMELKNVPKSRVIINLKNKTDEDSATKPQLGSKLSRSESTNTHEGSSLNTYKAQVADLVKEKEQAISKNKELEIDLTQLRNANAHLKAKGLLKQLNNHEEDLEVPAQFDDDEASRSEAHKTACSILKMTPEELSGFMKGRPVKKINTWLAEFNKITSKGEFSEDLAEYLFEEVFGSA, encoded by the exons AGGGCGCCACCAGCGTTCGAAAGATCGAGCTGAAAACCGGTGCGCAAGAGATCAGTTCACGACTGACATCCGAAGTGACAAGTTGCCCGGAACACAAGCATGATGTTGATGTTTCACTCGGTCCTGATCAGGCGAACATCAG GGCGATACATGATAAGAAGATGGAAGCGATGAGGGAAAATGCTGTCCACGAAAAAATTGTGCAGATTTGTAGTTCTGTCCTCGAGAATTTTAAACCACGTCCCTTAAATGCAAAGCAATCGAGTGGATGCGCTCGGGTCAAGGGTAACAGGTCTTACAAACGTTATGGAAAGCTGTCAAAGAAACTTAATCGAAAA CTTAGGTCCGTTCTTGCTGTGTCTCATAAACTAAGGGATGAGTTAGAGAAAACCAAGGAAGAtctcaggaaaaaaataatacagcaCGACCTCTTAAGCCAGCGTTTTACCATACTCAAGCAACAATTGGAAATAACTGAACTCAATTTGAAAGATCTAAATGATAAAAACTCTTTGTTgcgcaaaaaatttgaagacacCAGGGAATGGATGGAGATAAAAATTGGGAAAGACCGTCACCAAAGGAACAATTTCATGGAACTCAAAAATGTACCGAAAAGCAGAGTCATCatcaacttgaaaaataagacCGATGAAGACTCCGCTACGAAACCTCAACTTGGAAGCAA ATTATCACGCTCTGAGTCAACTAACACTCATGAAGGATCTTCACTGAACACTTATAAAGCCCAAGTTGCAGATttagtgaaagaaaaagagcaagctatatctaaaaataaagaacTTGAGATTGACCTGACTCAGCTAAGGAATGCTAACGCTCATTTGAAAGCTAAG GGGCTTCTAAAACAATTGAATAATCACGAAGAAGACTTGGAAGTTCCTGCTCAGTTTGATGATGACGAGGCCAGTCGTAGTGAGGCCCATAAGACTGCgtgttcaattttaaaaatgacgCCTGAAGAATTATCTGGATTCATGAAAGGTCGACCTGTCAAAAAG ATCAACACCTGGCTCgcagaatttaacaaaataacgTCGAAAGGTGAGTTTTCAGAAGATTTGGCCGAGTATTTATTTGAAGAAGTTTTCGGTAGTGCATGA
- the LOC124408731 gene encoding uncharacterized protein LOC124408731: MRMKMLLTFWVGNVLALHVSAAAVGTAYDISPTSTSQLSDRPAWSGSALEVRSVSGVGHLAGPVNPHETIDHRRQTRGLEEFEVDPEKYIEDLSFEDFQRNRRGMKDVEEFIRFEGHTNEPRVRREAESNLEKVSSSKSVREARLNSPETWSKQPISIELHRHSNADQTPFGKDIHESSSHHVPKADFVTGHRRDFSESRESRAMPEMARSYQGYVPLFREKVRQRDFDVTIPRWYYPDRFGADRSIDDRRPATSTHYYNRYNEDDVNPYGRAHIQSKPKRIVYYAHLPEVARKPVDVRNNRHPYDDVVRSPPEAVASSTSYSRTPGHVDNNNYRYRMSYPYEAYRPYQRFAYRRPYDGLYRSEINDDQYMDHASLREELRYPELEGGSLDRKVYTRVFDRSESTLPWPVEIGTKVHIKDDKRIPGRRIFGQNNDDHEYQVNAKIQAALNPEITNTEHHENSK; this comes from the exons Atgag GATGAAAATGCTGCTCACCTTTTGGGTTGGAAACGTACTCGCATTGCACGTGAGTGCTGCAGCAGTGGGCACGGCTTATGATATATCGCCCACTTCTACGTCTCAGTTGTCAGATCGTCCAGCGTGGTCTGGCTCGGCTCTTGAAGTTCGCAGCGTGAGTGGAGTTGGCCACCTTGCAGGACCCGTGAATCCACATGAGACAATCGATCACCGTCGACAAACACGTGGGTTAGAAGAGTTCGAGGTAGATCCAGAAAAGTATATCGAGGATCTATCCTTTGAAGATTTTCAACGAAACCGTCGCGGAATGAAAGACGTCGAGGAATTTATTCGCTTTGAAG GTCACACGAATGAACCAAGGGTCCGCAGAGAGGCTGAATCAAATTTGGAGAAGGTGTCAAGTTCAAAAAGTGTTCGAGAAGCTCGACTTAACTCCCCTGAAACATGGTCAAAGCAGCCTATATCCATCGAGCTTCATCGTCATTCTAACGCTGATCAAACACCCTTCGGAAAAGACATTCACGAGTCATCCAGTCACCATGTACCTAAAGCTGACTTTGTTACCGGACACCGTCGTGACTTCTCTGAAAGCCGAGAATCGAGAGCAATGCCAGAAATGGCGAGATCATATCAGGGCTACGTACCATTGTTTCGGGAAAAGGTCAGGCAGCGTGATTTCGACGTAACGATCCCACGATGGTATTACCCGGACCGTTTTGGGGCTGACCGAAGCATTGATGATCGCAGACCGGCCACTAGTACCCACTACTATAACAGATACAACGAAGATGATGTCAATCCATACGGAAGAGCTCACATCCAATCGAAGCCCAAGAGAATCGTTTACTATGCACACCTTCCTGAAGTGGCTAGAAAGCCCGTTGACGTTAGAAACAATCGCCATCCTTATGACGATGTCGTGCGTTCGCCACCCGAAGCTGTTGCTAGCTCTACGTCTTACAGTCGAACACCAGGACATgtggataataataattatcgttaCAGGATGTCCTACCCTTACGAAGCCTACCGGCCGTACCAAAGATTTGCTTACAGACGACCGTACGATGGTCTATACCGATCGGAGATTAACGATGACCAGTATATGGATCATGCATCGCTGAGAGAAGAGCTCCGATATCCGGAGCTTGAAGGTGGGAGCCTAGACCGAAAAGTTTATACCAGGGTTTTTGATAGATCCGAGTCTACATTGCCGTGGCCGGTGGAAATTGGGACCAAAGTCCATATCAAGGATGACAAAAGGATTCCAGGGCGTCGGATCTTTGGTCAGAATAATGATGACCATGAGTATCAGGTGAACGCTAAGATTCAGGCTGCTTTGAATCCGGAAATCACAAATACCGAGCATCACGAAAACAGCAAATAG
- the LOC124409416 gene encoding lachesin-like: MNSKLRMFLVLCVVTTVTAVGYKVTLPPSNVGPMFVAPVGNQTAATGREAIFTCSIRNIDKYKVGWLRTSDRTILSVHTRTVTHNARISVSYESGSGNSGTTNFVTNQSLEDTNIGTWRLHIRHLKESDRDCYMCQINTSPMISEEGCLDILVPPDIVYGGETSADLAVSEGDNATLTCRATGRPTPRVSWRREDGEPVLTRSSSSTSSGVANLIRHDTFNGSVLQLHRVERKQMGAYLCIASNDVPPAVSKRVTLAVNFAPAVKVPNQLLGAPLGTDVQLECYVEAFPNTINYWLKHRGEMLLDGPKYNIREDRSGYRVLMWLLIRGFTQEDVGTYNCVSTNSLGKAEGTLRLYEIKIFVDIGRRGNDEIAIYGGSAEAARGSGALQSGLCLSTDFSRRLSFVLWFMLQMFRRY, from the exons TTACACTTCCGCCATCCAACGTTGGACCCATGTTTGTTGCTCCAGTCGGCAACCAAACTGCAGCGACTGGTCGTGAAGCGATCTTCACTTGCAGTATACGCAACATTGACAAATATAAG GTGGGCTGGCTACGTACTTCAGATCGTACGATACTTTCTGTTCATACACGAACAGTTACGCACAATGCGCGGATATCCGTTTCCTACGAAAGCGGTAGCGGCAATAGCGGTACAACCAATTTTGTGACCAACCAATCATTAGAAGATACAAATATTGGTACTTGGCGACTCCACATACGTCACCTTAAGGAATCTGATCGAGATTGTTACATGTGCCAAATTAACACAAGTCCGATGATATCAGAAGAAGGTTGTTTGGATATCCTGG TTCCACCTGATATTGTTTATGGTGGTGAAACAAGTGCAGATCTAGCTGTCTCAGAGGGTGATAATGCTACATTGACATGTCGCGCAACTGGTCGTCCAACTCCCAGGGTGTCATGGAGGCGAGAAGATGGCGAACCTGTTCTAACGAGGTCGTCATCCTCAACATCTTCAG GGGTGGCAAATCTAATAAGACACGATACATTCAACGGATCAGTTTTGCAATTGCACCGAgtcgaaagaaaacaaatggGAGCGTATCTCTGTATAGCGAGTAACGACGTTCCCCCAGCAGTAAGCAAACGCGTTACTTTGGCAGTTAATT TCGCACCAGCAGTTAAAGTCCCAAATCAACTGCTTGGAGCACCATTGGGAACTGACGTTCAGCTGGAATGCTACGTGGAAGCGTTTCCCAACACGATAAATTATTGGCTGAAGCACCGCGGAGAAATGTTACTGGATGG GCCGAAGTACAATATAAGAGAAGATCGATCCGGTTACAGAGTACTAATGTGGTTACTCATTAGAGGGTTCACTCAGGAAGATGTTGGCACTTACAATTGTGTATCAACCAATAGCCTTGGTAAAGCCGAAGGCACTTTGAGACTTTATG AAATCAAGAtattcgttgatatcggtagACGGGGCAACGATGAGATTGCGATCTATGGAG GTTCAGCGGAAGCTGCGCGTGGCTCGGGTGCACTTCAAAGTGGATTGTGTTTGAGCACAGACTTTTCGCGTAGACTCAGCTTTGTATTATGGTTCATGTTACAAATGTTCAGGCGCTATTAA